The Limanda limanda chromosome 20, fLimLim1.1, whole genome shotgun sequence genome has a segment encoding these proteins:
- the garem gene encoding GRB2-associated and regulator of MAPK protein 1 isoform X2 — protein MDLGTMLYNNLKEVTWSTTSLPLDQLVSAYRLPQIAKLDNGQLVEGLRDNDYLLIHSCRQWTTITAHSLEEGHYVIGPKIEIPVHYEGQFKLLEQDRDVKEPVQYFNSVEEVAKAFPERVYVMEEITFNVKMASGECNEDTEVYNITLSTGDELTLMGQAEILYAKCFKEKSRFNTIFKKIGKLNSISKIGRGKMPCLICMNHRTNESISLPFQCKGRFSTCSPLELQMQDGEHIIRNIVEKTRLPVNVTVPSSPPRNQHDLHLIREGHRYKLVNIQTKTVVVCCVLRSNKIIPIHFPFHMAMPRCIIPEELLQGELWLETMVHRWYSFCQEQFDIDYYSRAVRNVRTDWNDDGKSPKKSSGNGSCSGGSSSSNGCPGHMQIPSSLTYARDELTQSFHRLSVCVYGSNLHGNSEVNLQGCMTLCGDWALLPSDSIPSDSGENDIFFPELLDSTSQQPPFDKSDVPYEELWLDHLRGQIPKPSSSEGIRGINNGCGTTAALSYPVTCPLGAITSPDVALSPPPVPPKSEAVKEECRLLNAPPIPPRSLKLMPSVPILSKPRQQETRSPSPTLSYYSSGLHNIGACEEEAADPQEQSHVCYPCNWVKSNSTEPNDTLPTGSLSLDGMSSRLSWPNNFSVGESHCMEEFLPASCRSYYSYPRKRSPSTPKTCTSSLVDFEGRDHAQCSKDFMLQNASLSQVCTKSSSYNSEVYRDKPIEESNTKQSLSCPILPPRTPKPNAIKNCTDFMPVSTYDAKHKTSDCSLTQQEQSTKEIYSICDSLTPNCPSVSASAQWQPPSSLAGLSIEEVSKSLRFIGLPDDIVTLFVSEKIDGNLLLQLTEEILSEDFKLSKLQVKKLMQFINGWRPKI, from the exons ATGGACCTTGGAACAATGTTGTACAACAATTTGAAAGAAGTAACGTGGAGCACGACGTCCCTGCCATTAGATCAACTCGTCAGCGCATACAGGCTGCCACAAATTGCCAAGCTGGACAACG GTCAGTTGGTGGAAGGGCTCAGAGACAATGACTACCTCTTGATTCATTCCTGTCGTCAGTGGACGACGATCACCGCTCACAGTCTCGAAGAGGGCCACTATGTCATTGGGCCCAAAATAGAGATCCCAGTACACTATGAAG GCCAGTTTAAGCTACTGGAGCAGGACAGAGATGTCAAGGAGCCTGTGCAGTACTTCAACAGTGTGGAGGAGGTGGCCAAAGCATTCCCTGAGAGAGTGTATGTCATGGAGGAGATCACTTTCAATGTTAAG ATGGCGTCAGGGGAATGTAATGAAGACACAGAAGTTTACAACATCACACTGAGCACCGGCGATGAACTGACATTAATGGGCCAGGCTGAGATCCTCTACGCCAAgtgcttcaaagaaaaatctagATTTAACACCATTTTCAAGAAGATTGGGAAGCTGAACTCAATTAGTAAGATTGGTCGAGGCAAGATGCCGTGTTTGATCTGCATGAACCATCGCACCAACGAGAGCATCAGCCTGCCTTTCCAGTGCAAAGGCAGATTCAGCACTTGTAGTCCTCTGGAGCTTCAGATGCAGGACGGCGAGCACATCATCAGGAACATTGTAGAGAAAACTCGTCTCCCAGTCAATGTCACGGTACCCAGCAGTCCACCACGCAACCAGCATGACCTCCACCTCATCCGCGAGGGCCATCGCTATAAACTGGTCAACATTCAGACAAAGACGGTGGTTGTGTGCTGCGTTCTGCGAAGCAACAAAATAATCCCCATCCATTTCCCCTTTCATATGGCCATGCCTAGATGTATTATTCCAGAGGAACTGCTGCAGGGAGAGTTGTGGCTAGAAACTATGGTGCATCGCTGGTACTCCTTCTGCCAGGAGCAGTTTGACATAGACTACTATTCCCGCGCCGTGCGTAATGTGCGGACAGACTGGAACGACGATGGTAAGAGTCCTAAGAAAAGCAGTGGGAATGGTAGTTGCAgcggaggcagcagcagctccaatGGGTGTCCCGGTCACATGCAGATTCCCAGCTCTTTAACTTATGCCCGGGATGAGCTCACCCAGTCCTTCCACAGACTCTCTGTGTGCGTATACGGCAGCAACCTGCATGGAAACAGCGAGGTCAACTTACAGGGCTGTATGACACTGTGTGGGGATTGGGCTCTTCTGCCCTCCGATAGCATTCCTTCAGACTCTGgagaaaatgacatttttttcccTGAGCTGCTGGACAGCACAAGCCAACAACCGCCCTTCGACAAGTCAGATGTTCCGTATGAGGAGCTGTGGTTAGATCACTTGAGAGGTCAGATCCCAAAACCCTCTTCAAGTGAGGGAATCCGAGGCATCAACAATGGCTGCGGCACAACAGCAGCCCTGTCATACCCAGTCACTTGTCCTCTTGGAGCAATAACCAGTCCGGATGTCGCTCTTTCTCCACCTCCGGTCCCACCCAAATCTGAAGCT GTGAAGGAAGAATGTCGTCTTTTGAATGCCCCACCAATCCCTCCACGAAGTTTGAAACTGATGCCATCGGTGCCCATCCTGTCAAAGCCTCGGCAGCAAGAGACTCGTTCTCCAAGTCCAACTCTCTCCTATTATTCCTCTGGTCTCCACAACAT TGGAGcatgtgaagaagaagcagccgaCCCACAAGAGCAAAGCCACGTGTGCTACCCCTGTAACTGGGTTAAATCAAACAGCACTGAGCCAAATGACACTTTGCCCACTGGTAGCCTGTCACTAGATGGGATGTCCTCCAGGTTGTCTTGGCCAAACAATTTCAGTGTAGGAGAATCACACTGCATGGAGGAATTTCTACCAGCTAGCTGCCGGAGTTACTACAGTTACCCTAGGAAGAGATCCCCAAGCACCCCAAAAACCTGTACGTCAAGCCTTGTCGACTTTGAAGGCCGAGATCACGCACAATGCAGTAAGGACTTCATGTTGCAGAATGCTTCTCTGAGTCAGGTCTGCACAAAATCTTCGAGTTACAATTCAGAGGTGTACAGAGACAAGCCAATAGAAGAATCTAACACCAAGCAGAGCCTCTCTTGTCCCATTTTACCCCCGAGAACGCCAAAACCAAATGCCATAAAGAACTGCACAGACTTTATGCCAGTGTCAACTTATGACGCAAAGCACAAAACTTCCGATTGTTCGCTTACTCAACAGGAGCAGAGTACCAAAGAGATATATTCCATCTGTGATTCATTGACTCCCAACTGTCCATCCGTGTCGGCCAGTGCACAGTGGCAGCCTCCGTCCAGCCTTGCTGGCCTCTCCATTGAAGAGGTGTCCAAATCTCTGAGATTCATTGGCCTGCCAGATGACATTGTTACTCTTTTTGTGTCTGAGAAGATAGATGGCAATTTACTCCTGCAGCTCACTGAGGAGATTTTGTCAGAGGACTTCAAGCTAAGCAAACTGCAGGTGAAGAAACTAATGCAGTTCATAAACGGATGGAGACCCAAGATATAA
- the garem gene encoding GRB2-associated and regulator of MAPK protein 1 isoform X1 — protein sequence MDLGTMLYNNLKEVTWSTTSLPLDQLVSAYRLPQIAKLDNGQLVEGLRDNDYLLIHSCRQWTTITAHSLEEGHYVIGPKIEIPVHYEGQFKLLEQDRDVKEPVQYFNSVEEVAKAFPERVYVMEEITFNVKMASGECNEDTEVYNITLSTGDELTLMGQAEILYAKCFKEKSRFNTIFKKIGKLNSISKIGRGKMPCLICMNHRTNESISLPFQCKGRFSTCSPLELQMQDGEHIIRNIVEKTRLPVNVTVPSSPPRNQHDLHLIREGHRYKLVNIQTKTVVVCCVLRSNKIIPIHFPFHMAMPRCIIPEELLQGELWLETMVHRWYSFCQEQFDIDYYSRAVRNVRTDWNDDGKSPKKSSGNGSCSGGSSSSNGCPGHMQIPSSLTYARDELTQSFHRLSVCVYGSNLHGNSEVNLQGCMTLCGDWALLPSDSIPSDSGENDIFFPELLDSTSQQPPFDKSDVPYEELWLDHLRGQIPKPSSSEGIRGINNGCGTTAALSYPVTCPLGAITSPDVALSPPPVPPKSEAVKEECRLLNAPPIPPRSLKLMPSVPILSKPRQQETRSPSPTLSYYSSGLHNISGACEEEAADPQEQSHVCYPCNWVKSNSTEPNDTLPTGSLSLDGMSSRLSWPNNFSVGESHCMEEFLPASCRSYYSYPRKRSPSTPKTCTSSLVDFEGRDHAQCSKDFMLQNASLSQVCTKSSSYNSEVYRDKPIEESNTKQSLSCPILPPRTPKPNAIKNCTDFMPVSTYDAKHKTSDCSLTQQEQSTKEIYSICDSLTPNCPSVSASAQWQPPSSLAGLSIEEVSKSLRFIGLPDDIVTLFVSEKIDGNLLLQLTEEILSEDFKLSKLQVKKLMQFINGWRPKI from the exons ATGGACCTTGGAACAATGTTGTACAACAATTTGAAAGAAGTAACGTGGAGCACGACGTCCCTGCCATTAGATCAACTCGTCAGCGCATACAGGCTGCCACAAATTGCCAAGCTGGACAACG GTCAGTTGGTGGAAGGGCTCAGAGACAATGACTACCTCTTGATTCATTCCTGTCGTCAGTGGACGACGATCACCGCTCACAGTCTCGAAGAGGGCCACTATGTCATTGGGCCCAAAATAGAGATCCCAGTACACTATGAAG GCCAGTTTAAGCTACTGGAGCAGGACAGAGATGTCAAGGAGCCTGTGCAGTACTTCAACAGTGTGGAGGAGGTGGCCAAAGCATTCCCTGAGAGAGTGTATGTCATGGAGGAGATCACTTTCAATGTTAAG ATGGCGTCAGGGGAATGTAATGAAGACACAGAAGTTTACAACATCACACTGAGCACCGGCGATGAACTGACATTAATGGGCCAGGCTGAGATCCTCTACGCCAAgtgcttcaaagaaaaatctagATTTAACACCATTTTCAAGAAGATTGGGAAGCTGAACTCAATTAGTAAGATTGGTCGAGGCAAGATGCCGTGTTTGATCTGCATGAACCATCGCACCAACGAGAGCATCAGCCTGCCTTTCCAGTGCAAAGGCAGATTCAGCACTTGTAGTCCTCTGGAGCTTCAGATGCAGGACGGCGAGCACATCATCAGGAACATTGTAGAGAAAACTCGTCTCCCAGTCAATGTCACGGTACCCAGCAGTCCACCACGCAACCAGCATGACCTCCACCTCATCCGCGAGGGCCATCGCTATAAACTGGTCAACATTCAGACAAAGACGGTGGTTGTGTGCTGCGTTCTGCGAAGCAACAAAATAATCCCCATCCATTTCCCCTTTCATATGGCCATGCCTAGATGTATTATTCCAGAGGAACTGCTGCAGGGAGAGTTGTGGCTAGAAACTATGGTGCATCGCTGGTACTCCTTCTGCCAGGAGCAGTTTGACATAGACTACTATTCCCGCGCCGTGCGTAATGTGCGGACAGACTGGAACGACGATGGTAAGAGTCCTAAGAAAAGCAGTGGGAATGGTAGTTGCAgcggaggcagcagcagctccaatGGGTGTCCCGGTCACATGCAGATTCCCAGCTCTTTAACTTATGCCCGGGATGAGCTCACCCAGTCCTTCCACAGACTCTCTGTGTGCGTATACGGCAGCAACCTGCATGGAAACAGCGAGGTCAACTTACAGGGCTGTATGACACTGTGTGGGGATTGGGCTCTTCTGCCCTCCGATAGCATTCCTTCAGACTCTGgagaaaatgacatttttttcccTGAGCTGCTGGACAGCACAAGCCAACAACCGCCCTTCGACAAGTCAGATGTTCCGTATGAGGAGCTGTGGTTAGATCACTTGAGAGGTCAGATCCCAAAACCCTCTTCAAGTGAGGGAATCCGAGGCATCAACAATGGCTGCGGCACAACAGCAGCCCTGTCATACCCAGTCACTTGTCCTCTTGGAGCAATAACCAGTCCGGATGTCGCTCTTTCTCCACCTCCGGTCCCACCCAAATCTGAAGCT GTGAAGGAAGAATGTCGTCTTTTGAATGCCCCACCAATCCCTCCACGAAGTTTGAAACTGATGCCATCGGTGCCCATCCTGTCAAAGCCTCGGCAGCAAGAGACTCGTTCTCCAAGTCCAACTCTCTCCTATTATTCCTCTGGTCTCCACAACAT AAGTGGAGcatgtgaagaagaagcagccgaCCCACAAGAGCAAAGCCACGTGTGCTACCCCTGTAACTGGGTTAAATCAAACAGCACTGAGCCAAATGACACTTTGCCCACTGGTAGCCTGTCACTAGATGGGATGTCCTCCAGGTTGTCTTGGCCAAACAATTTCAGTGTAGGAGAATCACACTGCATGGAGGAATTTCTACCAGCTAGCTGCCGGAGTTACTACAGTTACCCTAGGAAGAGATCCCCAAGCACCCCAAAAACCTGTACGTCAAGCCTTGTCGACTTTGAAGGCCGAGATCACGCACAATGCAGTAAGGACTTCATGTTGCAGAATGCTTCTCTGAGTCAGGTCTGCACAAAATCTTCGAGTTACAATTCAGAGGTGTACAGAGACAAGCCAATAGAAGAATCTAACACCAAGCAGAGCCTCTCTTGTCCCATTTTACCCCCGAGAACGCCAAAACCAAATGCCATAAAGAACTGCACAGACTTTATGCCAGTGTCAACTTATGACGCAAAGCACAAAACTTCCGATTGTTCGCTTACTCAACAGGAGCAGAGTACCAAAGAGATATATTCCATCTGTGATTCATTGACTCCCAACTGTCCATCCGTGTCGGCCAGTGCACAGTGGCAGCCTCCGTCCAGCCTTGCTGGCCTCTCCATTGAAGAGGTGTCCAAATCTCTGAGATTCATTGGCCTGCCAGATGACATTGTTACTCTTTTTGTGTCTGAGAAGATAGATGGCAATTTACTCCTGCAGCTCACTGAGGAGATTTTGTCAGAGGACTTCAAGCTAAGCAAACTGCAGGTGAAGAAACTAATGCAGTTCATAAACGGATGGAGACCCAAGATATAA